In the genome of Vicia villosa cultivar HV-30 ecotype Madison, WI linkage group LG7, Vvil1.0, whole genome shotgun sequence, one region contains:
- the LOC131619282 gene encoding uncharacterized protein LOC131619282, producing MGGWSDGEWKWGDLGISARDVEESDLVDKMAVLRTRLENFKGWQDVNDSVWWVLSPEKLFSVASCYENFVTLRMPFGPINRYDEALEIIWKMEIPFKIKAFAWRLFVNRLPTKDLLLYRGINFTPSNLNCFSCNTHVEDKDHLFFKCDVIKVVWKEIGAWVDYSNWKDDVSIPFFMEWNSKD from the exons ATGGGGGGGTGGAGTGATGGGGAGTGGAAGTGGGGGGATTTGGGTATTTCGGCCCGAGATGTGGAGGAGTCGGATTTGGTTGATAAGATGGCGGTTTTGAGGACCCGTTTGGAGAATTTCAAAGGGTGGCAAGATGTAAACGACTCGGTTTGGTGGGTTCTTAGTCCGGAAAAGTTGTTTTCGGTAGCTTCGTGCTATGAAAATTTTGTTACTTTACGGATGCCATTCGGTCCCATTAATAGGTATGATGAGGCATTAGAAATCATTTGGAAGATGGAAATCCCTTTCAAGATCAAAGCTTTTGCTTGGAGGCTTTTTGTGAATAGGCTCCCTACAAAAGACCTTTTATTGTATAGAGGTATTAACTTTACTCCTtctaatttaaattgtttttctTGCAACACGCATGTGGAAGACAAGGATCACTTGTTCTTTAAGTGTGATGTTATTAAGGTTGTTTGGAAAGAAATTGGTGCGTGGGTGGATTACTCGAATTGGAAGGATGATGTTAGCATTCCGTTTTTTATGGAATGGAATTCCAAGG ACTAA